In Lujinxingia litoralis, a single window of DNA contains:
- a CDS encoding sigma-54-dependent transcriptional regulator — translation MESDEARILLVDDEVAHLKTLERLFKKEGYQVATAEGGQQALDLLREQRFELVLTDLMMPDIDGMDLLKLVQALQPQAEVILMTAFGTVERAVQGMKEGAYDFVAKPIKRATILKAVRQALERQALVEENRELKARLAEVEEERSVVGQAPLMREAVDRVRQVAPSDATVLITGESGTGKELFARMIGRLSQRADKPFVAINCAALPESILESELFGYEKGAFTGATQRKIGRFEAAHGGTLFLDEIGELSPQVQVKLLRVLQEGAFERLGSNTPTEVDVRVVAATHKDLEAELQKGTFREDLYYRLNVIDIKIPPLRHRIEDVPLLSEHFLRRYNSKNRRDISGFSTEARRALEGYHWPGNVRELENVVERAVVLDRDGRIDVDDLPSQLVERPAKSRHITIPLGTSLEEIEKRVLHETLKMTQGDKKLAAKLLGIATRTVYRKL, via the coding sequence ATGGAGTCTGACGAAGCGCGGATCTTGTTGGTCGACGATGAGGTCGCCCACTTAAAGACCCTGGAGCGCCTGTTTAAGAAGGAGGGCTACCAGGTGGCCACGGCCGAGGGCGGTCAGCAGGCCCTGGATCTCTTGCGGGAGCAGCGTTTTGAGCTGGTGCTCACCGATCTGATGATGCCCGACATCGACGGCATGGATCTGCTCAAGCTGGTGCAGGCGCTTCAGCCCCAGGCCGAGGTCATTTTAATGACTGCGTTTGGCACCGTGGAGCGCGCGGTGCAGGGGATGAAAGAGGGGGCCTACGACTTTGTGGCCAAGCCGATCAAGCGGGCCACGATCTTAAAAGCGGTGCGTCAGGCCCTGGAGCGGCAGGCGCTGGTCGAGGAGAACCGTGAGCTCAAGGCCCGGCTGGCCGAGGTCGAGGAAGAGCGCAGCGTGGTCGGCCAGGCCCCGTTGATGCGTGAGGCCGTCGATCGGGTGCGTCAGGTAGCCCCCAGTGATGCCACCGTGCTGATTACCGGGGAGAGCGGCACCGGAAAGGAGCTCTTTGCCCGGATGATCGGAAGGCTCAGTCAGCGGGCCGACAAACCTTTTGTGGCCATTAACTGCGCAGCGCTGCCGGAGTCGATCCTGGAGAGCGAGCTCTTTGGCTACGAAAAGGGCGCGTTTACCGGCGCCACCCAGCGCAAGATCGGTCGCTTTGAGGCCGCCCACGGTGGGACCCTCTTTTTGGATGAAATCGGCGAGCTTTCGCCCCAGGTCCAGGTCAAGCTCCTGCGTGTGTTGCAGGAGGGGGCCTTTGAACGCCTGGGGTCGAATACGCCCACCGAGGTCGATGTGCGGGTGGTCGCTGCAACTCACAAAGATCTGGAGGCGGAGCTGCAGAAGGGCACGTTTCGCGAGGATCTTTATTACCGACTAAATGTCATCGACATCAAAATCCCCCCGTTGCGCCATCGGATCGAGGATGTGCCGCTGTTAAGTGAGCATTTTCTGAGGCGCTATAACTCCAAAAACCGGCGCGATATCAGCGGGTTTAGCACCGAGGCTCGGCGCGCCCTGGAGGGGTATCACTGGCCGGGGAACGTGCGGGAGTTGGAGAATGTCGTGGAGCGCGCGGTGGTGCTCGACCGCGATGGCCGTATCGATGTCGACGACCTTCCCTCACAGCTGGTAGAGCGTCCGGCGAAATCGCGTCACATCACCATCCCGCTGGGGACGTCGCTTGAAGAGATCGAAAAGCGCGTGCTGCACGAGACGCTGAAGATGACCCAGGGAGATAAAAAACTCGCGGCCAAGCTGCTGGGCATCGCCACGCGTACCGTGTACCGGAAGCTTTGA
- the gspC gene encoding type II secretion system protein GspC: MEAFFRKYQTAIILAVLGTGSLLSALMVNNFVAAQLAPFTVPEAPDYEAMREQGERQSARPRQEKGWKSAITERCLFGCAEEVDPNVCPEGCGDGEVCEAGQCVPAPEDGAGGDDVPTLSDLNLVLSGVMVARNPRWSMAMIKDNTQNKTLMVGVGDLVAEGAEIVEIRRDRIFVERNGKLEFIRMEGAIGGDPSASGAPASREGGSARARRAPGQEKAAKSEAASAAGGVQQQGPNAYKVDRAMIERQLADPTALTRQARVMPNYRDGEPSGLRMVGVTPSSFYSQMGIRSGDILQSVNGSAITNQRQALELLEKLRNEKKVVIEVERRGRVEKLEYTIE; the protein is encoded by the coding sequence ATGGAAGCGTTTTTTCGAAAATATCAGACCGCCATTATTCTGGCCGTGCTCGGAACGGGCTCGCTGCTGTCGGCGCTGATGGTCAATAACTTCGTGGCCGCTCAGCTCGCGCCTTTTACGGTGCCCGAGGCTCCGGATTACGAGGCGATGCGGGAGCAGGGGGAGCGCCAGAGCGCGCGCCCTCGTCAGGAGAAAGGGTGGAAGAGCGCCATCACGGAACGCTGCCTGTTCGGGTGTGCCGAAGAGGTCGACCCCAACGTCTGTCCGGAAGGCTGCGGCGATGGCGAGGTCTGCGAGGCCGGGCAGTGTGTGCCGGCACCGGAGGACGGGGCCGGGGGCGATGATGTGCCCACGCTCAGCGACCTGAATCTGGTGCTGAGCGGGGTGATGGTGGCCCGCAACCCACGGTGGTCGATGGCCATGATCAAAGACAACACCCAGAACAAGACTTTGATGGTCGGGGTGGGTGACCTGGTGGCCGAGGGGGCCGAGATCGTGGAGATTCGTCGAGATCGGATTTTTGTGGAGCGCAACGGCAAGCTCGAATTTATCCGGATGGAGGGGGCCATTGGTGGCGACCCGAGTGCATCCGGGGCTCCGGCAAGCCGGGAAGGGGGCAGCGCCCGGGCTCGACGGGCTCCGGGGCAGGAGAAGGCGGCTAAGAGCGAGGCTGCGTCGGCCGCCGGCGGTGTGCAGCAGCAGGGGCCCAATGCCTACAAGGTGGATCGGGCCATGATCGAGCGTCAGCTGGCCGATCCCACCGCGTTGACGCGGCAGGCCCGGGTGATGCCGAACTACCGTGACGGGGAGCCCAGCGGGCTGCGTATGGTAGGCGTGACGCCGAGCAGCTTTTACTCCCAGATGGGCATCCGCAGTGGGGATATCCTCCAGTCGGTAAATGGCTCGGCGATCACCAACCAGCGTCAGGCCCTGGAGCTGCTCGAGAAGTTGCGCAACGAGAAGAAAGTGGTCATCGAAGTCGAGCGCCGTGGGCGGGTTGAGAAGCTCGAATACACCATTGAATGA
- the gspD gene encoding type II secretion system secretin GspD: MRMNVLNSQQQETIVTKAVNKSARRQRRAAVVGALISAMFLGAAPSAFAQGAASSDEPAVLKRGQRSPSAQSDQAQGQQDAQGGERSETTWQEQFNLPPNFDPGFRARRTPANTRVTLDFRQSSLEDVVKFFSGTMNINFIIADSLQANKTITIMAPEEVTLAEGYRAFLAALNMNGLTVVPMGNFLKIVESGQAITEPQRAYEAGDAIPNEARMVTAIVPVERGDVAEIQEVISNFLSSSASVVPYGSSLIITENASNLRRVQSLVERLDQGESASNLYVYRVLHADATEVSERLKEIFDTKDGTTSAAAPQTAAQRRAAARARRSGSQPAEAESSAESGTLDVQITEIIADERTNQLIIVSNQRSFERIREMIEILDVPTAVGGQVHVKFLEYANADELSQTLSQLASGVQSQQGRAQGQPRAQTTGSEGVGSILQGEVQITAYKPTNALVVVASPRDYVALERVIDQLDAPRRQVYVEAVIMEIGLDIDRKLQIGANSLLTQDMAFLLPDELVSSGAVEDTRGYGTWQSNFSGSTEMDGPGGGLGLVGPMLSVPGTSISLPTFALLLQASQTDDSVNILSTPSILTMDNEEAEIEVGERVPIARTLGVGGGLGSSLLNAGVAAAGGASGALSGLGSAAGLLGGVGGLLGGGTQFDYEDVGITLRIVPQVNESDYVRLEVDQEVSELKGAGGLSAATPTRTRRNISTTVLVRDQSTIVIGGLMRDVENETINKVPFLGDIPVVGLLFRNTSVLTFKQNLVLMLTPYIIESEEDMQKIYERKMEERRELMRLFASRDMEYMATVNFQKKSGLLERMRQRLSSVVTEEEARRQALEQFDDEGPRYRILGGSEAESAEPAGEPSEQPAPEGAQPQGEE, from the coding sequence ATGCGAATGAACGTTTTGAACTCCCAACAGCAAGAGACGATCGTGACGAAGGCAGTCAATAAGAGCGCACGCCGGCAGCGGCGAGCTGCGGTGGTGGGCGCGTTGATATCGGCGATGTTTCTGGGCGCGGCGCCCTCGGCATTTGCGCAGGGAGCGGCCAGTTCGGATGAGCCGGCGGTGCTGAAGCGTGGGCAGCGCAGTCCGTCGGCCCAGAGCGACCAGGCGCAGGGCCAGCAGGACGCCCAGGGTGGCGAGCGCTCCGAGACGACCTGGCAGGAGCAGTTCAACCTGCCGCCGAACTTCGATCCCGGCTTTCGCGCGCGTCGCACTCCGGCGAACACCCGGGTGACACTCGACTTCCGGCAGTCCAGCCTGGAAGACGTGGTGAAGTTCTTTTCGGGGACGATGAACATTAACTTCATCATCGCCGACAGCCTTCAGGCCAATAAGACCATCACGATCATGGCGCCCGAGGAGGTCACGCTGGCCGAGGGGTATCGGGCCTTTTTGGCGGCGCTCAACATGAACGGTCTGACGGTGGTGCCGATGGGCAACTTCCTCAAGATCGTGGAGTCGGGTCAGGCCATCACCGAGCCGCAGCGGGCGTATGAGGCCGGCGATGCGATCCCCAATGAGGCCCGCATGGTCACCGCGATCGTGCCGGTGGAGCGCGGGGATGTGGCCGAGATTCAGGAGGTGATTTCTAACTTCCTCTCCTCCAGCGCCTCGGTGGTGCCCTACGGTTCCAGCCTGATCATTACCGAAAACGCGTCGAACCTGCGCCGGGTGCAGTCGCTGGTGGAGCGTCTGGATCAGGGGGAGTCGGCTTCAAACCTCTACGTGTATCGAGTGCTGCACGCCGATGCCACGGAGGTCTCGGAGCGACTTAAGGAGATCTTCGATACGAAAGATGGCACCACCAGCGCGGCGGCGCCGCAGACCGCGGCCCAGCGTCGGGCGGCGGCGCGGGCACGGCGCTCGGGGAGTCAGCCGGCCGAGGCCGAGAGTTCGGCCGAGAGCGGAACGCTGGATGTGCAGATCACCGAGATCATTGCCGATGAGCGCACCAACCAGCTGATCATCGTCTCCAATCAGCGCTCCTTTGAGCGTATCCGCGAGATGATCGAGATCCTGGATGTGCCGACTGCCGTGGGCGGTCAGGTGCATGTGAAGTTTCTGGAGTACGCTAACGCCGACGAGCTCTCCCAGACCCTGAGTCAGCTGGCCAGTGGAGTGCAGTCGCAGCAGGGGCGCGCTCAGGGGCAGCCGCGCGCCCAGACCACCGGCTCGGAGGGGGTGGGCTCGATTCTGCAGGGCGAAGTTCAGATCACCGCCTACAAGCCGACCAACGCGCTGGTGGTCGTGGCCTCGCCGCGGGACTACGTGGCGCTGGAGCGGGTCATCGACCAGCTCGATGCGCCGCGTCGTCAGGTGTATGTCGAGGCCGTGATCATGGAGATCGGTCTGGATATCGATCGCAAACTCCAGATCGGTGCCAATAGCCTGCTGACCCAGGATATGGCCTTCCTGCTTCCAGATGAGCTTGTAAGCTCGGGAGCGGTAGAGGACACCCGAGGTTATGGTACCTGGCAATCGAACTTTAGTGGGTCTACTGAGATGGATGGGCCGGGAGGAGGTTTGGGGTTGGTGGGGCCGATGTTGTCGGTACCCGGGACGTCGATCTCGCTGCCGACGTTCGCGCTCCTTTTGCAGGCCTCTCAGACCGATGATTCGGTGAACATCCTCTCGACCCCCTCGATCCTGACGATGGACAACGAAGAGGCCGAGATCGAGGTTGGGGAGCGCGTCCCGATCGCGCGCACGCTGGGAGTGGGTGGTGGCCTGGGGAGTAGCCTGTTGAACGCGGGAGTCGCGGCGGCCGGAGGGGCCAGCGGTGCGCTGAGTGGCCTGGGAAGTGCGGCCGGCTTGCTCGGTGGCGTGGGTGGCCTGTTGGGGGGGGGGACTCAGTTCGACTACGAAGATGTGGGCATTACGCTGCGCATTGTCCCCCAGGTAAATGAGAGCGACTACGTGCGTTTGGAAGTCGACCAGGAAGTCAGTGAGCTTAAGGGCGCCGGTGGCTTGAGCGCGGCCACGCCTACCCGGACTCGCCGCAACATCAGCACGACGGTGTTGGTGCGAGATCAGTCGACCATTGTGATCGGTGGTCTGATGCGGGACGTCGAAAACGAGACCATTAATAAGGTGCCCTTCCTGGGAGATATCCCGGTGGTCGGGCTGCTCTTCCGCAATACCAGCGTGCTGACCTTCAAGCAGAACCTGGTGTTGATGCTCACGCCCTACATCATCGAGAGCGAGGAAGACATGCAGAAGATCTACGAGCGCAAGATGGAAGAGCGCCGGGAACTGATGCGTCTCTTTGCCAGTCGCGACATGGAGTACATGGCGACGGTGAACTTCCAGAAGAAGAGCGGCCTGCTGGAGCGTATGCGCCAGCGTCTGAGCAGCGTGGTGACCGAGGAGGAGGCGCGTCGTCAGGCACTTGAGCAGTTCGATGACGAGGGGCCGCGTTATCGCATTCTGGGCGGTTCGGAGGCTGAGAGCGCCGAGCCGGCCGGTGAGCCGAGCGAGCAGCCCGCCCCCGAGGGTGCGCAGCCGCAGGGCGAGGAGTAA
- the gspE gene encoding type II secretion system ATPase GspE, which produces MYNRQPLGEILMQMGKLEPSGLQRGLKTQAEKGGRIGELLVEMELVSDEDVALALSRQLDYPFEPKIEADAIDLSLLERLQLGWARDNGVLPFDVRRGFVMVATDDPLAVEVLDEVRFLSGMEAMPVVVPTTALQEAINKAFDRKSRQLGAGLDELDEAENPHAEEASLDINDLLDAGDDDEAPVIRFVNSLFVQSVRERASDIHIEAGDKEITVRFRIDGVLKEVASPPKRFHSSIITRIKIMAGLNIAEKRLPQDGRIRIKMAGKDIDIRVATAPAVHGERITMRLLDKSAVLLNLRDIGMAEDHLRDMMRLIFRPHGIILVTGPTGSGKTTTLYSALSEINSPDKNILTIEDPVEYQLEGISQMQVNPKIQLTFAAGLRSYLRHDPDVIMVGEIRDVETAEMAIQASLTGHLVFSTLHTNDAAGAFTRLTDMGVEPFLVSSTVICSLAQRLVRRLCSECKVAYQPTAEELMEVGLTPAVVAERTGGHLFKAGEDSSCPNCLGLGYKGRMGIYEIMRVEDEVRRLVMNRADASTIKREAGRQGMRSLRDDGALKILAGSTTIEEVMRVTQEDFVEA; this is translated from the coding sequence ATGTATAACCGTCAGCCTCTGGGCGAGATTCTGATGCAGATGGGCAAGCTGGAGCCTTCCGGGCTGCAGCGGGGCCTGAAGACGCAGGCCGAGAAGGGGGGGCGTATCGGCGAGCTGCTCGTGGAGATGGAGCTGGTCAGCGATGAGGATGTCGCGCTGGCGCTCTCCCGGCAGCTGGACTACCCCTTCGAGCCCAAGATCGAGGCGGATGCCATCGACCTGAGCCTGTTGGAGCGCCTGCAGCTGGGCTGGGCGCGCGACAACGGCGTGCTGCCCTTTGACGTGCGTCGCGGCTTTGTGATGGTGGCCACCGACGATCCGTTGGCGGTCGAGGTGCTCGATGAGGTGCGTTTTTTAAGCGGCATGGAGGCGATGCCGGTGGTGGTCCCCACCACGGCTTTGCAGGAAGCGATCAACAAGGCGTTTGATCGCAAGAGCCGTCAGCTGGGCGCCGGGCTCGATGAGCTCGACGAGGCCGAGAACCCACACGCCGAAGAGGCCAGCCTGGACATCAATGACCTGCTCGACGCAGGGGATGATGACGAGGCGCCGGTCATTCGCTTTGTGAACAGCCTCTTTGTGCAGTCGGTGCGAGAGCGGGCCAGTGATATTCATATCGAGGCGGGCGACAAAGAGATCACGGTGCGTTTCCGCATCGATGGGGTGCTCAAAGAGGTGGCCAGTCCGCCCAAGCGTTTTCACTCCTCGATCATCACGCGCATCAAGATCATGGCCGGGCTCAACATCGCCGAGAAGCGCCTGCCGCAGGATGGTCGTATCCGCATCAAGATGGCGGGCAAAGACATCGACATCCGTGTGGCGACGGCGCCGGCGGTGCACGGGGAGCGCATCACGATGCGTCTGCTCGACAAGTCGGCGGTGCTTTTGAACCTGCGCGACATCGGTATGGCTGAGGATCATCTGCGCGACATGATGCGGCTGATCTTCCGCCCGCACGGCATCATTCTGGTCACCGGTCCCACCGGTAGCGGTAAGACGACCACGCTCTACAGCGCGCTCAGCGAGATCAACAGCCCGGATAAGAACATCCTGACGATTGAGGACCCGGTCGAGTACCAGCTCGAGGGGATCAGTCAGATGCAGGTCAATCCCAAGATTCAGCTGACCTTTGCCGCGGGGCTCCGTAGCTATCTGCGCCACGACCCGGACGTGATCATGGTCGGGGAAATCCGCGATGTGGAGACGGCGGAGATGGCCATTCAGGCCTCCTTGACCGGTCACCTGGTGTTTTCGACGCTGCACACCAACGATGCGGCCGGGGCGTTCACTCGCCTGACGGACATGGGCGTGGAGCCTTTCCTGGTGAGTTCGACGGTGATCTGCTCGCTTGCCCAGCGCCTGGTGCGGCGGCTGTGCAGCGAGTGCAAGGTGGCGTATCAGCCGACCGCCGAGGAGCTGATGGAGGTGGGGCTGACGCCGGCGGTGGTGGCCGAGCGCACCGGTGGGCACCTGTTTAAGGCTGGTGAGGACTCCAGCTGCCCGAACTGTCTGGGGCTGGGCTACAAGGGCCGGATGGGCATCTACGAAATCATGCGGGTGGAGGATGAGGTGCGGCGGCTGGTGATGAACCGCGCTGACGCTTCGACCATCAAGCGGGAGGCCGGCCGTCAGGGCATGCGCAGCCTGCGGGATGATGGCGCGCTCAAGATTCTGGCCGGCAGCACCACGATTGAAGAGGTGATGCGGGTCACGCAAGAAGACTTTGTTGAGGCGTAA
- the gspF gene encoding type II secretion system inner membrane protein GspF, translating to MPVYEYKGLNKAGKTVKGILDAESQNALRQSLKAKGIFVTEVFEGRGGRAGGGSGDVELGKLLERVSLSDIAVLTRQMATLIRAGIPLVEALNALTEQAEKEELKRTLSDVRRKVNEGSSLANALSDHPKHFSNLYVNMVKAGESSGNLDMVLSRLTDFLDAQIELRGKVIGAMIYPLLMMVVGIVVLGLIFTFVIPKVTAIFEDQGAALPWITSVLIGISNMLSSYWFIVLPLIVGAVVGFVQWKRTEKGTRTWDRFILKTPVVGPLVRMIAISRFASTLGTLLASGVPLLTAMDIVKNILGNTRLVEVIEDARVNIREGESIAQPLKRSGEFPPLVTHMIAVGEASGQLEEMLENVSISYTQQTDIRIQAMTKILEPLMIVGLGVAVAVIVFAVMMPILKLNQTVM from the coding sequence ATGCCGGTTTACGAATACAAAGGCCTGAATAAGGCCGGAAAGACGGTGAAGGGGATTCTCGACGCCGAGAGCCAGAACGCGCTGCGTCAGTCGCTCAAGGCCAAGGGGATCTTTGTGACCGAGGTCTTCGAGGGGCGCGGAGGGCGCGCCGGCGGAGGCAGCGGAGATGTGGAGCTGGGCAAGCTGCTGGAGCGGGTCTCACTGAGCGATATCGCGGTGCTCACCCGCCAGATGGCCACCCTGATCCGTGCGGGGATCCCGCTGGTCGAGGCGCTTAACGCGCTGACCGAGCAGGCGGAGAAGGAAGAGCTCAAGCGCACGCTCAGCGATGTGCGGCGCAAGGTCAACGAGGGTTCCAGTCTGGCCAATGCGTTGAGCGATCACCCCAAGCACTTCAGCAATCTCTACGTCAACATGGTCAAGGCCGGGGAGAGCTCGGGCAATCTTGATATGGTGTTGAGTCGCCTGACGGACTTTCTGGATGCGCAGATCGAACTGCGCGGCAAGGTCATCGGCGCCATGATTTACCCGCTCTTGATGATGGTGGTGGGGATCGTGGTGCTCGGGCTGATCTTCACGTTTGTGATTCCCAAGGTCACCGCGATTTTTGAGGACCAGGGCGCGGCGTTGCCCTGGATCACGTCGGTGCTCATCGGGATCAGCAATATGCTCAGCAGTTACTGGTTCATCGTGTTGCCGCTGATTGTGGGGGCGGTGGTGGGCTTTGTGCAGTGGAAGCGCACCGAGAAGGGCACGCGGACCTGGGATCGCTTTATTTTGAAGACGCCGGTGGTGGGGCCGCTGGTGCGGATGATCGCCATCTCGCGCTTTGCCAGCACGCTGGGCACCTTGCTGGCCAGCGGGGTGCCGCTGCTGACGGCGATGGACATCGTCAAAAACATCCTGGGGAACACCCGGCTGGTCGAGGTGATTGAAGATGCGCGGGTCAACATCCGCGAGGGTGAGAGCATTGCGCAGCCGCTGAAGCGCTCCGGGGAGTTTCCGCCCCTGGTCACCCATATGATCGCGGTGGGTGAGGCCTCCGGGCAGCTGGAGGAGATGCTGGAGAACGTGTCGATCAGCTACACCCAGCAGACCGACATCCGCATTCAGGCAATGACCAAGATTCTGGAGCCCTTGATGATCGTGGGGCTCGGTGTGGCGGTGGCGGTGATCGTGTTTGCCGTCATGATGCCGATTTTGAAGCTCAACCAGACGGTGATGTGA
- a CDS encoding type II secretion system protein GspG, which translates to MKMMKRREAMVRAAANMKSARGMTLVEIMIVITIMASIMGVVGVFVFGAIDRANERTATIEIQQLNQLVNSFYLTTSPNRLPNELEEMTQGAAPLTKDIPSDPWGSPYVYVKNGNRDFEIFSVGPDGSEGTEDDVRPE; encoded by the coding sequence ATGAAGATGATGAAGCGACGCGAAGCGATGGTTCGGGCAGCGGCTAACATGAAGTCGGCCCGCGGGATGACGCTGGTGGAGATCATGATCGTGATCACGATCATGGCCTCGATCATGGGTGTGGTTGGCGTCTTTGTGTTCGGGGCGATTGACCGGGCCAACGAGCGCACCGCCACCATCGAGATTCAGCAGCTCAACCAGCTGGTGAACTCCTTTTACCTGACGACCTCGCCCAACCGCCTGCCCAACGAGCTGGAGGAGATGACTCAGGGGGCGGCGCCCTTGACCAAGGACATCCCCAGCGATCCCTGGGGCAGCCCCTACGTGTATGTCAAGAATGGCAACCGCGACTTTGAGATCTTCAGCGTGGGCCCGGATGGCAGCGAGGGCACCGAAGATGACGTGCGCCCCGAGTAA
- a CDS encoding pilus assembly FimT family protein, with protein sequence MKTLRARLKLWRALPGRGRHRCARGMTLIEILVVLVIVAGLMGAGISMMGVLTKSKLRDEAMRLTSVIKYAYNQAALNNTQYRLVLNLETGEYFTEMSEAPVVAPQPDDDFAEGLLPEEARALEEEHRQNKRSLFDESEDDPFGVSRRVGYERAEEAVVKLTSLRNGIEFESVRLAGRELPLTRGRAALRFFPNGFQQEAVIVLRDESGGRYSLVTEPLTGRVRIYSGDWEPEGDFGEVERDD encoded by the coding sequence ATGAAGACTCTGCGAGCACGGCTGAAGCTGTGGCGCGCCTTACCAGGGCGCGGACGGCATCGGTGCGCGCGGGGGATGACCCTGATCGAGATCCTGGTGGTGCTGGTGATCGTCGCCGGGCTGATGGGCGCCGGGATCTCGATGATGGGCGTGCTCACCAAGAGCAAGCTTCGCGATGAGGCGATGCGACTGACCTCGGTGATCAAGTACGCGTACAACCAGGCCGCCTTAAACAACACGCAGTATCGTCTGGTGCTCAACCTGGAGACTGGCGAGTACTTCACCGAGATGAGCGAGGCGCCGGTGGTCGCGCCACAGCCCGATGATGACTTCGCCGAGGGGTTGCTCCCGGAGGAGGCGCGGGCGTTGGAGGAGGAGCATCGGCAGAACAAGCGCTCGCTTTTTGATGAGAGCGAGGACGATCCCTTCGGCGTGAGCCGCCGGGTGGGATACGAGCGGGCCGAGGAGGCGGTGGTCAAGCTCACCAGTCTGCGCAACGGCATCGAATTTGAGAGCGTGCGCCTGGCCGGGCGAGAGCTGCCCTTGACCCGGGGACGCGCGGCGTTGCGCTTTTTTCCCAACGGATTTCAGCAGGAGGCCGTGATCGTGCTGCGCGATGAGAGCGGCGGTCGCTACAGCCTGGTGACCGAGCCCTTGACCGGGCGGGTGCGTATCTACAGCGGCGACTGGGAGCCGGAGGGCGACTTCGGAGAGGTGGAGCGTGATGATTAA
- a CDS encoding type IV pilus modification PilV family protein, with the protein MINRRRTSRGFTLVEVLIALAILASALTILMGTVSQSGQQSVYASRLTTASLLARGKMVDLEYVLKEEGFNASQRQFSGDFSREGYPDLRWEATVDPVEIPPEVEETFMAQVNSQLFGGVDSQGAMQGNAAFSAALPVLMAQIPVFVNQVGERVRRINLKVYFDYLGREQHIEVAQYVADLENSEFQMFGSPDEFSSEAEDLR; encoded by the coding sequence ATGATTAACAGGCGTCGCACATCCCGGGGGTTTACGCTGGTGGAGGTGTTGATCGCGCTGGCGATTCTGGCCTCCGCCCTGACGATTCTGATGGGCACGGTCTCTCAGAGCGGTCAGCAGTCGGTGTATGCCAGTCGCCTGACCACCGCGAGCCTGCTGGCGCGCGGAAAGATGGTGGACCTGGAGTACGTGCTCAAAGAGGAGGGTTTCAACGCCAGTCAGCGGCAGTTCTCCGGGGACTTCTCGAGGGAGGGCTACCCGGATTTGCGCTGGGAGGCGACCGTGGACCCGGTGGAGATTCCGCCGGAGGTTGAAGAGACCTTCATGGCGCAGGTCAACAGCCAGCTCTTTGGCGGCGTGGACTCTCAGGGGGCGATGCAGGGCAACGCCGCGTTCAGCGCGGCGTTGCCGGTGTTGATGGCGCAGATTCCGGTCTTCGTTAACCAGGTTGGCGAGCGGGTGCGCCGGATCAATTTGAAAGTGTACTTCGACTACCTGGGGCGTGAGCAGCATATCGAGGTCGCCCAGTACGTGGCGGACCTGGAAAACAGCGAATTCCAGATGTTTGGCAGCCCGGATGAGTTCTCCAGCGAGGCGGAGGACCTGCGATGA
- a CDS encoding type II secretion system protein GspJ produces MRPGARAASGARGFTLIEVMIAMAIMAGLTGIVWVSVSQMFQTRDAVDARFERYQLVRLAMNRMANEIAMAYVAGPQHGGEIVPGEEALYESEEEQLSMQLREPVQFGMIGGEDEISFTAFAHVRVLEDERASHHTQIGYEVRREINEAGDVVNRLVRRSHANYVDDITRGGVVHTMIPEVESLEFEYWDPGPVDIGSEREIAQGRWVSEWDTTRREHAGRLPTRVRITLVMPAQGPRGESEVFTTQTTLGMTELLEY; encoded by the coding sequence ATGAGACCGGGCGCGCGCGCAGCCAGCGGGGCACGAGGCTTTACGCTCATTGAGGTGATGATCGCGATGGCGATCATGGCCGGTCTCACCGGGATCGTGTGGGTGAGCGTGTCGCAGATGTTTCAAACCCGCGATGCGGTCGACGCGCGCTTTGAGCGTTACCAGCTGGTGCGCCTGGCGATGAACCGCATGGCCAACGAGATCGCCATGGCCTACGTGGCCGGACCGCAACACGGCGGTGAGATCGTACCGGGGGAGGAGGCTCTTTATGAGAGTGAGGAAGAGCAGCTGAGCATGCAGCTTCGCGAGCCGGTGCAGTTCGGGATGATCGGTGGCGAGGACGAGATCAGTTTTACCGCCTTCGCCCATGTGCGGGTGCTCGAAGACGAGCGCGCCAGTCATCACACTCAGATCGGCTATGAGGTGCGCCGCGAGATCAACGAGGCAGGCGATGTGGTCAACCGTCTGGTGCGCCGCTCGCACGCGAACTACGTCGATGACATCACCCGTGGCGGGGTGGTGCACACGATGATCCCGGAGGTGGAGTCGCTGGAGTTTGAGTACTGGGATCCGGGTCCGGTGGATATCGGAAGCGAGCGTGAGATCGCCCAGGGGCGCTGGGTCAGCGAATGGGATACCACTCGCCGGGAGCACGCCGGGCGCCTGCCTACCCGGGTGCGTATCACTCTGGTGATGCCTGCCCAGGGCCCCCGCGGAGAGTCGGAGGTCTTCACGACTCAGACCACGTTGGGGATGACCGAGCTGCTGGAGTACTGA